Proteins encoded together in one Lathyrus oleraceus cultivar Zhongwan6 chromosome 5, CAAS_Psat_ZW6_1.0, whole genome shotgun sequence window:
- the LOC127078993 gene encoding uncharacterized protein LOC127078993, with protein sequence MSQHPSSSGTKSSQHAKTPSMEFVDEDIMDVTPLCMIPGDTTGTSSKVGDKQGNTSGNSSLPKDMYYTDRAIRRLVTRILSEGHKLEGVSTPLSRREPSPEGEPHADKDDDSSRSEKEVAAEGLCSLGKTLPSKKQNVPQENIIDLEEESTEGEEDPLVHLVKPSVAEKLRTKKGKSMAKMRAARVKKTAGVGPSKPWSKVEVGKRKERDSSDSEEDVKDDVPDISPAKRQAGQKSPGKTVAATGVHLDKISFHMKDGAAKWKYVIHRRVAIERELGQEAIEVKEIIELIKNAGLMKTVVTLPQCYEGLVPMSVHNSQAEYQQARNAHREVSVLPYDFRQVF encoded by the coding sequence atgtctcaacatccatcatcatctggtACCAAATCCTCCCAACATGCAAAGACTCCATCTATGGAGTTTGTAGATGAAGACATAATGGACGTCACTCCTCTGTGCATGATACCGGGTGACACCACTGGTACTTCCTCCAAGGTtggagataagcaaggtaatacctctGGTAACTCCTCTCTTCCTAAAGACATGTACTACACCGATCGTGCTATAAGGAGACTGGTTACGAGAATTCTGAGTGAAGGACATAAACTTGAAGGAGTTTCTACCCCTTTGTCCAGAAGGGAACCCTCCCCTGAGGGAGAACCCCATGCagataaagatgatgattcatctagatcagaaaaggagGTGGCTGCTGAAGGGCTttgctctctaggtaaaaccctacctagcaagaaacaAAATGTGCCTCAAGAAAATATTATTGATCTGGAGGAAGAAAGCACTGAAGGAGAGGAAGATCCTTTGGTTCATCTGGTTAAACCTAGCGTAGCTGAGAAACTGAGAACTAAGAAAGGAAAAAGTATGGCTAAAATGAGAGCTGCTAGAGTGAAAAAGACTGCAGGAGTAGGACCATCAAAACCCTGGAGCAAGGTTGAGGttggaaaaagaaaagaaagagacAGCTCTGATTCTGAGGAGGATGTtaaagacgatgtcccagacatctcccctgcaaaaaggcaggctgGTCAGAAATCTCCTGGCAAGACTGTTGCTGCTACTGGTGTACATCTTGACAAAATCTCCTTTCACATGAAAGATGGAGCAGCAAAGTGGAAATATGTCATTCATAGAAGAGTAGCCATTGAAAGAGAGCTTGGACAAGAAGCTATAGAAGTAAAGGAGATAATTGAGCTGATCAAGAATGCTGGACTCATGAAGACTGTGGTGACCCTACCCCAatgctatgaggggttg